The Corynebacterium renale genome includes a region encoding these proteins:
- a CDS encoding endonuclease domain-containing protein, whose amino-acid sequence MSTVFKTLDGTADLINTHTATAKYLEKIDMRGYHRLISGVIVPRTWMQNRPPWVVAKEQVHAIGKATPRAVVSGISAALWLDLHVLETPKKVELTLPGDSGFPPRTSWPPEVTYRAGYLPAGEMQVSRGIRTTTMPRTIFDIARYQGMMAAVVTLDHAYRNRWVNRRTLLLYTETKKGRKGSVAFRETIALADGSSESPGESVLRVQLRQSKDPAIKTVEPQARIGTYRVDLLVNGHVVVEFDGKHKYGVDGQDAGQQIIAEKQRHNDLERRGYRVVRVTWDELLDEANGVSAAVKRVLLEVKR is encoded by the coding sequence ATGAGCACAGTATTTAAGACTCTTGACGGCACAGCGGATCTCATAAACACGCACACCGCCACCGCTAAGTACCTGGAAAAAATTGATATGCGCGGGTACCACAGGCTTATTTCTGGCGTTATCGTGCCACGGACGTGGATGCAAAATCGGCCACCGTGGGTTGTCGCGAAGGAGCAAGTTCATGCGATTGGAAAGGCGACCCCGCGTGCCGTCGTTAGTGGTATTAGTGCAGCGTTATGGCTTGACCTGCACGTTTTAGAAACTCCGAAGAAGGTCGAGCTTACGCTTCCGGGCGATTCGGGATTCCCACCCCGAACTTCGTGGCCACCGGAGGTGACGTACCGGGCGGGCTATCTACCGGCGGGTGAGATGCAGGTTTCCCGGGGAATTCGTACGACGACGATGCCCAGAACCATCTTCGATATAGCGCGTTACCAGGGGATGATGGCGGCGGTCGTGACACTTGATCACGCTTACCGCAACCGTTGGGTTAATAGGCGAACCCTGCTGCTATATACCGAAACGAAGAAGGGACGCAAAGGTAGCGTCGCCTTCCGCGAAACCATCGCGCTCGCTGACGGGAGTTCCGAAAGCCCTGGCGAGAGCGTGCTGCGTGTCCAATTGCGCCAGTCGAAGGACCCGGCCATCAAGACCGTTGAGCCCCAGGCGCGCATCGGTACGTATCGGGTGGACCTGCTGGTCAATGGGCACGTGGTGGTGGAATTCGACGGCAAGCACAAATACGGCGTGGACGGGCAGGACGCGGGACAGCAGATCATCGCGGAAAAGCAACGGCACAATGATCTCGAACGGCGAGGATACCGGGTGGTGCGCGTTACCTGGGACGAGCTCCTCGACGAGGCCAACGGCGTGAGCGCAGCCGTCAAACGGGTGCTCCTCGAGGTAAAACGCTAG
- a CDS encoding dicarboxylate/amino acid:cation symporter: MNLKKLSGNLLVRIIVAIILGVVSSFFFPEWLARIFITFNSLFSNFLGFFVPILIFALITPAIAGLGRGAGKWLGLTAGVAYLFTIVSGLLAYVTARGLYPTLLGDTNVNAVADISEGELEPYFSIEMTPPFEVMTALLLAFCLGIAMTTVKSETMYKVSRELEQVVMKVISAFVIPLLPVFIYGMFLSLGMNGNLRETFVVFGKVLVLSIAGTLVYLLIQYLIAGAIAGKNPFKSLGNMMPAYATALGTSSSAATIPVTYAGVLKNGVDRNVAGFVVPLCATIHLAGSMMKIMLYAFAIVYMAGMDVSPGLAIGFLLMLGITMIAAPGVPGGAIMAAVGLLGSMLGFDENQVALMIAAYIAVDSFGTAANVTGDGALALIIDKFARGKIKPVEEMDLDDASLASAGFSSQHSKGALHSAAAEAVGYGRTAGSAADDRFLLAESESGPDSTRVGEDVSPDRLTNGRLIEEAGDQAGER, translated from the coding sequence ATGAACCTCAAAAAACTAAGCGGAAACCTCCTCGTCCGCATCATCGTCGCCATCATACTTGGCGTCGTATCCAGCTTCTTCTTCCCAGAATGGCTGGCACGCATCTTCATCACCTTCAACAGCCTCTTCTCCAACTTCCTCGGATTCTTCGTCCCCATCCTCATCTTCGCGCTCATCACGCCAGCCATTGCAGGCCTCGGTCGCGGCGCAGGTAAGTGGCTCGGACTGACCGCAGGTGTTGCGTACCTCTTCACCATCGTCTCCGGCCTGTTGGCCTACGTCACCGCACGAGGCCTCTACCCCACCCTCCTCGGCGACACCAACGTCAACGCCGTCGCAGACATCTCAGAGGGCGAACTCGAGCCATACTTCTCCATCGAAATGACCCCACCATTTGAGGTCATGACGGCCCTCCTCCTGGCCTTCTGCCTTGGCATCGCGATGACTACGGTGAAGTCGGAAACCATGTACAAGGTGTCCCGCGAACTCGAGCAGGTCGTCATGAAGGTCATCTCAGCCTTCGTCATCCCACTGCTGCCGGTATTCATCTACGGCATGTTCCTCTCCCTGGGCATGAACGGAAACCTGCGCGAAACCTTCGTAGTCTTCGGTAAAGTCCTCGTGCTCTCGATCGCAGGCACGCTGGTGTACCTCCTCATCCAGTACCTCATCGCAGGAGCCATCGCCGGCAAGAACCCATTCAAGTCCCTGGGGAACATGATGCCGGCGTATGCGACGGCACTGGGAACGTCGTCAAGCGCGGCAACCATCCCTGTCACCTACGCGGGCGTACTGAAGAACGGCGTGGACCGCAACGTCGCCGGCTTCGTTGTGCCGCTGTGCGCAACGATCCACCTCGCCGGCTCCATGATGAAGATCATGCTGTACGCATTCGCCATCGTGTACATGGCAGGCATGGACGTCTCCCCGGGTCTGGCCATCGGCTTCCTGCTCATGCTCGGTATCACCATGATCGCCGCACCAGGCGTACCGGGTGGCGCAATCATGGCGGCCGTGGGTCTGCTTGGCTCCATGCTGGGCTTCGACGAAAACCAGGTCGCCCTCATGATCGCCGCGTACATTGCTGTTGACTCCTTCGGCACCGCAGCGAACGTCACCGGTGACGGTGCGCTGGCACTGATCATCGACAAGTTCGCTCGTGGCAAGATCAAGCCAGTCGAAGAAATGGACTTGGATGACGCCTCCCTGGCCTCTGCAGGGTTCTCCTCCCAGCACTCCAAGGGTGCCCTGCACTCCGCAGCCGCCGAAGCCGTAGGATACGGCCGCACCGCGGGTTCCGCAGCGGACGATAGGTTCTTGCTCGCCGAGTCGGAAAGCGGCCCCGACTCCACCCGGGTAGGCGAAGACGTCTCCCCCGACCGGTTGACCAACGGCCGGCTAATCGAAGAAGCCGGCGACCAAGCAGGCGAACGATAA
- a CDS encoding SdpI family protein encodes MILGIILLVIAVLLAIVGALGWTGKLPGNSFIGLKVPEVRKSEDLWELAHKIAGPFWVLGAVALAFGGAFSFVATGWWWTLPALTIVIALGSVGTGAAKAAHTVAAVDARAIAEEQRGGAKPAVNLEALRNTAKNLDM; translated from the coding sequence GTGATCCTTGGAATAATTCTGCTCGTCATCGCCGTACTGCTCGCCATCGTTGGCGCACTGGGGTGGACCGGAAAACTCCCCGGCAACTCCTTTATCGGCCTGAAAGTCCCGGAAGTGCGCAAGTCGGAAGACTTGTGGGAATTGGCCCACAAAATTGCCGGCCCTTTCTGGGTGCTCGGTGCGGTCGCCCTCGCGTTTGGTGGCGCCTTTAGCTTTGTGGCTACCGGATGGTGGTGGACCCTCCCGGCACTCACCATCGTGATTGCTTTAGGTTCCGTGGGCACCGGGGCTGCAAAGGCTGCACACACTGTTGCCGCAGTGGATGCACGTGCCATCGCAGAGGAACAGCGGGGCGGCGCGAAGCCCGCCGTAAACCTCGAAGCCTTACGGAATACTGCCAAAAACCTGGATATGTAG
- a CDS encoding monooxygenase, translated as MATLLVFEFPSTGPFGAEAVDAYRELAEDIAGEPDLVWKVWTEDPAREVAGGVYLFASEGAAVGYVEKHTKRLEGFGISGIQAVKYQVNEELSKIDRAVLHVD; from the coding sequence ATGGCAACACTACTTGTATTTGAATTCCCTTCCACCGGACCGTTCGGCGCCGAAGCCGTGGACGCGTACCGGGAACTTGCAGAAGACATCGCCGGTGAACCGGACCTGGTCTGGAAAGTCTGGACTGAAGACCCGGCACGCGAGGTGGCCGGGGGCGTCTACTTGTTTGCGAGCGAGGGGGCGGCGGTTGGTTACGTCGAGAAGCATACGAAGCGGCTCGAGGGCTTCGGGATTAGTGGCATCCAAGCCGTGAAATACCAGGTCAACGAGGAGCTTTCGAAGATTGATCGCGCAGTCCTCCATGTGGATTGA
- a CDS encoding YPDG domain-containing protein has translation MTKNTKSASGLALSGLVLKDRMRTLIAAGAAVAITATGTVVVPAVSGNGAVAYAQEAAANQPGKNKMVPDAIYTKAGWRDFYGYHGYAYINKNDNPNDIEDSNEPLVGNVIYLQYVTGKGVVSPTFYTLTDSEGRFSFDLSQSITGPAGAPEFDLTDSNVRVRVWGENPDESKYSVVMSGDMRSGKYSTRLDRVQESWNFTAGPAGSRVSNGRFVLEEKPNLVGWLAKPQDQWTVATDGQTGEPTVDGLFNDYGQYGAIGSVVSASRVWWENNENAGGLPDYYGYNTNKGDRGANGMKVVASYLNDEVARQIDAWKDANKGFTVEQERAAQERIIKEYVAEHGEGSHIAETVVAPAKADGQFYIPFKGLYGDTRYKENQTAQVSNKLAPGEFGTLAPTYVPEEGGSRYAAFSSLAINQSKKRHVNTDYMYVYPLVEGYGVRMSSFPVNMFQDVRSTGGPKVDPGVTINGVDFPIITAEPIFDIPEYNSYDNKGRAGSKVTTKTAGLIPNADYAIRWYATDPSGKQVELEDKICKVKSDNTGALPSCDFEAPKDLDETTVYTAAFVAVDPVSGEVDNTWMMADSFTAVVPEKLPLGSVGTAYGENNPAQHFEKLPDNKVEGTEPVYRAEGLPEGLSIDPATGKISGTPTKPGTSEVIVTREVEVKVSKTNDQGQKEETTVTQKEQVVTQLVVTDTPLADGTVGQPYEQEVKPEGFPVKSEENPNGYTIKDGSLNVEGLPEGLTFDPATGKITGTPTAKTPEGENAPSEKNPNVKVTYTLVDKKGNETQVTDEVPLKVVDAVPTADTVQPEYGNTLVVPGTPATATPTFKDKDGKDVAKPEGAKFELKNPDGSDYVAPEGYKVTVDPETGVVTVEAPAKPNGETAEELKVPVKVTYTDGSTDDVTAPFQLDTDGDGTPDVTDKDDDGDGIEDKDEKEKGSNPKDGNSAPTTIGDIPNQNVTVDKAIDPVKVVVTDAPTGSTVEVTGLPEGVTYNPETGEITGTPTKPGTSEVKVVVKDKDGKPVIGADGKPVEKTFTFTVADKPVDGPKIVGGKQTDEVPADGNPKKLDDKISGPTDGLTGEVKDKDGNPIPGSKVEITPDGEIKVTVPEGTDPQDGKVTIKDKDGKDLGDIDIKITDKAPETKIVPGTQTDEVPADGNPKTLDDKISGPTDGLTGEVKDKDGKVIPDAKVEITPDGEIKVTVPKGTNPQDGKVTIKDKDGKDLGDIEIKITDNTAPSIDNVKSDDKKITGTGDRPNEDITVTFPDGTEAKTKTDDNNKFEVPVPADKPLNNGDTVKAKDGNSNESERIVGATDADTHKPSYGAENTRTGVKVGENADTPNPFATPAPVKDVKVDTPAGAKYWTFTPKADLSGIINGQAPTAENLKAEYTTEADKIGKSWDKFVEIFTPIAKPETKVDFTFEDDSTNSANAKWDLLGKDGKSILDPNGDADGDGTSNKDEIDNGNNPFDKGDKPSAPTTVDQGNVKPVNPTDDKQGTGVIVNNPDKDTKVTAKDEDGKTVPAVINPETGEIEVTPGKDVDGPITVIVEDPELPGGKVEIEVPVNGHEKGRDDNGSDKGKTSVDQGNVKPVNPTDDKQGTGVIVNNPDKDTKVTAKDEDGKTVPAVINPETGEIEVTPGADVDGPITVIVEDPELPGGKVEIEVPVNGHEKGRDDNKKPAGSSEGIDVQKCVATGLGLGIPFLALVPLALGQELNIPGAKEMNARISQQIQDANTALQQRAGIFNPQLAQWVDNLNNTLKSPQVQRGLRLAGLLAYGLVAGLTIADQCMPAEKQSSQKTDLFGSLSSKKDQPKDNASSKKDQPNANGSSKEAPATEAPATDAPTAEENTPNAEQPTDEAVQPEASATDTTADATGEEA, from the coding sequence ATGACTAAAAATACTAAGAGCGCCTCAGGTCTCGCCCTGAGTGGCTTGGTCCTTAAGGATCGTATGCGCACCCTGATTGCTGCGGGTGCTGCAGTTGCAATCACCGCAACGGGTACCGTCGTTGTTCCGGCAGTTTCCGGTAACGGCGCAGTCGCGTACGCGCAGGAGGCTGCGGCAAACCAGCCGGGGAAGAATAAGATGGTTCCTGATGCCATCTACACTAAGGCGGGCTGGCGCGATTTCTACGGCTACCATGGATACGCCTACATCAACAAGAATGACAACCCGAATGATATTGAGGACTCCAATGAGCCTCTCGTGGGTAACGTCATTTATCTGCAGTACGTCACGGGTAAAGGCGTCGTGTCCCCGACCTTCTACACCTTGACCGACTCTGAAGGACGTTTCTCATTCGATCTGTCTCAGTCGATAACGGGGCCGGCGGGTGCACCTGAATTTGACTTGACAGATAGTAACGTCCGCGTTCGCGTATGGGGTGAAAACCCAGATGAGTCGAAGTACTCCGTAGTCATGTCTGGTGACATGAGGTCGGGTAAATACTCAACCCGCTTGGATCGTGTTCAAGAATCCTGGAACTTCACTGCCGGTCCTGCGGGCTCCCGTGTCAGCAACGGAAGGTTCGTGCTGGAAGAAAAACCAAACTTGGTGGGTTGGCTGGCAAAACCGCAGGATCAGTGGACGGTTGCCACTGACGGCCAGACTGGTGAGCCAACAGTTGACGGATTATTCAATGATTACGGCCAGTACGGTGCTATCGGCAGCGTTGTAAGCGCTTCGCGCGTGTGGTGGGAAAACAATGAGAATGCCGGTGGACTGCCTGACTACTATGGCTATAACACCAACAAGGGTGACCGTGGCGCCAATGGCATGAAGGTTGTCGCTTCCTACCTCAATGATGAGGTTGCACGCCAGATTGACGCTTGGAAGGACGCTAATAAAGGGTTCACCGTTGAGCAGGAGCGTGCTGCTCAGGAACGAATCATCAAGGAATACGTCGCCGAACACGGCGAGGGCTCACACATCGCTGAGACGGTTGTCGCACCTGCGAAGGCAGACGGCCAGTTCTACATTCCGTTTAAGGGTCTCTATGGCGATACACGGTATAAGGAAAACCAGACGGCGCAGGTGTCTAACAAGCTAGCGCCGGGTGAATTTGGTACTCTCGCGCCGACTTACGTGCCTGAAGAAGGCGGATCGCGCTACGCGGCATTTAGTAGCTTGGCGATTAACCAGTCGAAGAAACGCCACGTCAACACGGACTACATGTATGTCTACCCGTTGGTTGAGGGCTACGGCGTACGTATGTCGTCGTTCCCGGTAAACATGTTCCAGGATGTTCGTTCCACCGGTGGCCCTAAGGTTGATCCTGGCGTCACCATTAACGGTGTTGATTTCCCAATCATTACCGCGGAGCCGATTTTTGACATCCCTGAGTACAACTCGTACGACAACAAGGGTCGCGCTGGTTCGAAGGTCACCACGAAGACTGCTGGTCTGATTCCGAATGCTGACTACGCAATCCGCTGGTATGCAACTGATCCTTCGGGCAAGCAAGTTGAACTTGAGGATAAGATCTGCAAGGTCAAGTCCGACAACACTGGCGCTCTGCCTTCCTGTGACTTCGAGGCACCTAAGGACCTCGACGAGACCACGGTGTACACCGCTGCATTTGTTGCCGTTGATCCAGTTTCCGGTGAGGTTGATAACACCTGGATGATGGCAGACTCGTTTACTGCTGTTGTTCCTGAGAAGCTGCCTCTTGGCTCGGTCGGAACAGCTTACGGCGAGAACAACCCAGCACAGCACTTTGAGAAACTCCCAGACAACAAGGTTGAAGGCACTGAGCCTGTCTACCGCGCAGAGGGTCTTCCTGAAGGTCTGTCGATTGATCCTGCTACTGGCAAGATTTCTGGAACCCCAACGAAGCCAGGTACTTCCGAAGTTATTGTTACCCGTGAAGTCGAGGTAAAGGTTTCCAAGACTAATGATCAGGGTCAAAAAGAAGAGACAACGGTAACGCAAAAGGAGCAGGTCGTAACGCAGCTCGTAGTTACCGACACTCCTTTGGCGGACGGTACTGTTGGACAGCCTTACGAGCAGGAAGTGAAGCCTGAAGGCTTCCCTGTGAAGTCTGAGGAGAACCCGAACGGCTACACCATCAAGGACGGCTCTCTCAACGTTGAGGGGCTACCCGAGGGACTGACTTTCGATCCTGCTACCGGCAAGATCACCGGTACCCCAACTGCTAAGACTCCAGAGGGCGAGAACGCTCCTTCTGAGAAGAATCCGAACGTCAAGGTTACTTACACGCTCGTTGACAAGAAGGGCAACGAAACCCAGGTAACTGACGAAGTACCTCTCAAGGTCGTTGATGCAGTTCCTACTGCAGACACTGTCCAGCCTGAGTACGGCAACACGCTAGTCGTTCCTGGTACCCCAGCAACCGCAACTCCTACGTTCAAAGACAAGGATGGCAAGGACGTTGCTAAGCCTGAGGGCGCTAAGTTCGAACTGAAGAACCCAGATGGCTCCGACTACGTCGCACCTGAGGGCTACAAGGTAACCGTTGATCCTGAGACCGGCGTTGTCACCGTTGAAGCTCCTGCAAAGCCAAATGGTGAGACCGCTGAGGAGCTGAAGGTTCCTGTCAAGGTCACCTACACCGATGGCTCCACCGATGATGTGACCGCACCATTCCAGTTGGATACTGATGGTGATGGAACCCCTGACGTCACCGATAAGGATGACGATGGTGATGGCATCGAGGACAAGGATGAAAAGGAGAAGGGTTCCAACCCGAAGGACGGTAACTCCGCTCCGACCACCATTGGTGACATTCCTAACCAGAATGTCACCGTTGATAAGGCAATTGACCCTGTCAAGGTTGTAGTCACTGATGCTCCGACCGGCAGCACCGTTGAGGTCACTGGTCTTCCAGAGGGTGTGACGTACAATCCTGAGACTGGTGAAATCACTGGTACTCCAACCAAGCCTGGTACCTCTGAGGTCAAGGTTGTTGTCAAGGACAAGGATGGCAAGCCTGTTATCGGTGCTGATGGCAAGCCTGTCGAAAAGACCTTCACCTTCACCGTTGCTGACAAGCCAGTCGATGGTCCGAAGATCGTCGGTGGCAAGCAGACTGATGAGGTTCCTGCTGACGGTAACCCGAAGAAGTTGGATGACAAGATCTCCGGCCCGACCGACGGCCTGACCGGTGAGGTCAAGGACAAGGACGGCAACCCGATTCCTGGTTCCAAGGTTGAGATCACCCCTGACGGTGAGATCAAGGTAACCGTTCCTGAGGGCACCGACCCGCAGGATGGCAAGGTCACCATCAAGGACAAGGATGGTAAGGACCTCGGTGATATTGACATCAAGATCACCGATAAGGCTCCGGAAACCAAGATCGTCCCTGGTACCCAGACTGATGAGGTTCCAGCTGACGGTAACCCGAAAACCCTGGATGACAAGATTTCCGGCCCAACCGACGGCCTGACCGGTGAGGTCAAGGACAAGGACGGCAAGGTTATCCCTGATGCCAAGGTTGAGATCACCCCTGACGGTGAGATCAAGGTAACCGTTCCAAAGGGCACCAACCCTCAGGACGGCAAGGTCACCATCAAGGACAAGGACGGTAAGGACCTCGGTGATATTGAAATCAAGATCACCGATAACACCGCTCCTTCCATCGACAACGTGAAGTCCGATGACAAGAAGATCACCGGCACCGGCGATCGTCCAAACGAGGACATCACTGTCACCTTCCCAGATGGCACCGAAGCAAAGACCAAGACCGACGACAACAACAAGTTCGAGGTCCCAGTCCCAGCTGACAAGCCGCTGAACAATGGCGACACCGTCAAGGCTAAGGATGGCAACAGCAACGAGTCCGAGCGCATCGTTGGTGCAACCGACGCGGATACTCACAAGCCAAGCTACGGCGCTGAAAACACCCGTACCGGCGTCAAGGTTGGCGAGAACGCCGATACTCCTAACCCGTTTGCTACCCCAGCACCGGTCAAGGACGTAAAGGTTGACACCCCAGCAGGTGCTAAGTACTGGACCTTCACTCCGAAGGCTGACCTGTCCGGCATCATCAACGGCCAGGCTCCAACGGCTGAGAACCTGAAGGCTGAGTACACAACCGAAGCTGACAAGATTGGCAAGTCTTGGGACAAGTTCGTAGAGATCTTCACCCCGATCGCTAAGCCAGAGACCAAGGTTGACTTCACCTTCGAAGACGACTCCACTAACTCTGCAAACGCAAAGTGGGATCTGCTGGGCAAGGATGGCAAGTCCATCCTCGACCCGAACGGCGACGCTGATGGCGATGGCACCTCCAACAAGGATGAAATCGACAACGGCAACAATCCGTTCGACAAGGGTGACAAGCCTAGCGCTCCGACCACCGTCGACCAGGGCAATGTCAAGCCGGTTAACCCAACCGACGACAAGCAGGGCACTGGCGTTATCGTCAACAACCCTGACAAGGACACCAAGGTCACTGCTAAGGATGAAGACGGCAAGACTGTTCCTGCAGTCATCAACCCTGAGACCGGTGAAATCGAAGTAACCCCAGGTAAGGACGTCGATGGTCCTATCACCGTCATCGTTGAGGATCCTGAGCTGCCTGGTGGCAAGGTTGAGATCGAGGTTCCTGTCAACGGCCACGAAAAGGGCCGCGATGACAACGGTTCCGACAAGGGGAAGACCTCTGTCGACCAGGGCAACGTCAAGCCGGTTAACCCAACCGACGACAAGCAGGGCACTGGCGTTATCGTCAACAACCCTGACAAGGACACCAAGGTCACCGCTAAGGATGAAGACGGCAAGACTGTTCCTGCAGTCATCAACCCTGAGACCGGTGAAATCGAGGTAACCCCAGGTGCTGACGTTGATGGTCCTATCACCGTCATCGTTGAGGATCCTGAGCTGCCTGGTGGCAAGGTTGAGATCGAGGTTCCTGTCAACGGCCACGAAAAGGGTCGCGACGACAACAAGAAGCCTGCCGGTTCCTCCGAAGGCATCGACGTTCAGAAGTGTGTTGCTACCGGCCTCGGTCTGGGCATCCCATTCCTGGCACTGGTTCCTCTGGCCCTCGGCCAAGAGCTGAACATCCCAGGCGCCAAGGAAATGAACGCTCGTATCAGCCAGCAGATTCAGGATGCAAACACCGCGCTCCAGCAGCGTGCAGGTATCTTCAACCCACAGCTGGCACAGTGGGTCGATAACCTGAACAACACCCTGAAGTCGCCACAGGTACAGCGCGGTCTGCGCCTCGCAGGTCTGCTCGCCTACGGCCTAGTCGCTGGTCTGACCATCGCTGACCAGTGCATGCCAGCAGAAAAGCAGTCCTCCCAGAAGACCGACCTCTTCGGCTCCCTCTCCTCCAAGAAGGATCAGCCAAAGGACAACGCGTCTTCCAAGAAGGATCAGCCAAACGCTAACGGTTCCTCCAAGGAAGCACCAGCAACCGAAGCACCAGCAACGGACGCTCCAACAGCCGAAGAGAACACCCCTAACGCTGAGCAGCCAACTGACGAAGCAGTACAGCCAGAAGCATCCGCAACTGACACCACTGCAGACGCAACCGGCGAAGAGGCATAG
- a CDS encoding alpha-hydroxy acid oxidase: MKTPKLNRLAPVKRQFPNPKVLKDYLKLDLPTTDRRANRLKKAADVWDVRAIARKRTPKGPFEYVDGAAERELSLARSREAFDQLAFRPGVLRNVADISLETRVGNTDMSMPLAIAPTGFTRMMHAEGEIGGARAAAKAGIPFTLSTMGTTTIEDLAAATNAAATNNANNNAANWFQLYLTQDEGHGMSENLMRRAHEAGMDTLMVTVDCPITGARHRDTRNGLTFPPQLTWKTFADAAIRPEWWVNFLTTEPLGFANLGHGLSTFDQIGKLFDATLNFDDLKWLRRNWPGTLLVKGIQTADDAVRCMEQGVDGVVLSNHGGRQLDRAPVPLYTLPETRERLGEDAIILLDTGIMSGADVLAAVALGADAVLIGRAYLYGLMAAGAEGVEHVLEIFRNEMHRALMLMGVSSISDLTPEHVDLDWHTV; the protein is encoded by the coding sequence ATGAAAACGCCAAAGCTGAATCGCCTTGCCCCTGTGAAACGCCAGTTCCCTAACCCGAAGGTCTTGAAGGATTACCTGAAGCTTGATTTGCCAACCACGGATCGCCGCGCGAACCGCCTGAAGAAGGCCGCGGACGTGTGGGACGTCCGCGCAATCGCCAGAAAGCGTACGCCGAAGGGCCCGTTTGAGTACGTGGATGGCGCGGCGGAGCGTGAGCTATCGCTTGCGCGTTCTCGTGAAGCGTTCGATCAGCTGGCGTTCCGCCCGGGCGTCTTACGCAACGTGGCGGATATTAGCCTGGAGACTCGCGTCGGCAATACGGACATGAGTATGCCTCTGGCTATCGCACCCACGGGTTTTACCCGGATGATGCATGCGGAAGGGGAGATCGGTGGCGCCCGCGCAGCCGCGAAAGCGGGCATCCCGTTTACGCTGTCGACGATGGGCACCACCACGATCGAAGACCTCGCCGCAGCCACCAACGCCGCAGCCACCAACAACGCCAACAACAACGCCGCCAACTGGTTCCAGCTGTACCTGACGCAGGATGAGGGCCACGGCATGAGCGAAAACCTGATGCGTCGCGCCCACGAGGCCGGTATGGATACGCTGATGGTCACGGTCGACTGCCCGATTACGGGCGCCCGCCACCGCGATACGCGCAATGGCCTGACGTTCCCGCCGCAACTTACGTGGAAGACGTTCGCCGACGCCGCGATTCGCCCGGAGTGGTGGGTTAATTTCCTCACCACTGAGCCGTTGGGCTTCGCGAATCTGGGCCACGGGCTTTCCACATTTGACCAGATTGGAAAGCTTTTCGACGCCACCTTGAACTTCGATGACCTGAAGTGGCTGCGCCGCAATTGGCCGGGAACTTTGCTGGTGAAGGGTATTCAGACCGCCGATGATGCGGTGCGCTGCATGGAGCAGGGCGTGGATGGCGTGGTGCTCTCGAACCATGGTGGCCGCCAGTTGGACCGCGCGCCGGTCCCGTTGTACACGCTGCCGGAGACTCGTGAGCGTCTGGGGGAGGATGCGATCATCCTGCTGGATACGGGCATCATGAGTGGCGCGGACGTTCTCGCGGCGGTTGCTTTGGGTGCCGACGCCGTCCTCATCGGCCGCGCATACCTGTACGGCCTGATGGCTGCCGGCGCGGAGGGCGTGGAGCACGTGTTGGAGATTTTCCGCAATGAGATGCACCGGGCGCTCATGTTGATGGGGGTGTCGTCGATAAGCGATCTGACCCCGGAGCATGTTGATTTGGACTGGCACACTGTCTAG